The following are encoded in a window of Persicobacter psychrovividus genomic DNA:
- a CDS encoding FadR/GntR family transcriptional regulator, translated as MNFEAIKVDKPSDIIIKQIRELINSGTLKAGDVLPPERKLSESFGVGRGHVREAIKKLEFYGILKTQPQSGTVVAGMGITAMQGLISNILDLEGHDFYSLVETRTFLEVEATGLAAARRTQEDLAHIEAAMLAYEKAVKENQTGLDSDFMFHLAIADAAQNSSLKSLLMVIMPDILEYFSKEEVCTASTKADAVEVHRKIFDFIVAQDVEGAKEAMLEHLKPVLEQSKLRSL; from the coding sequence TGATAAACCTTCAGATATAATAATTAAGCAAATCCGTGAATTGATCAATTCAGGAACATTAAAAGCGGGAGATGTCTTGCCGCCTGAACGTAAATTGAGTGAATCTTTTGGCGTAGGGCGCGGTCATGTTCGTGAGGCCATAAAAAAGCTGGAGTTTTACGGCATTTTAAAAACGCAGCCACAAAGTGGAACCGTAGTTGCTGGCATGGGAATTACTGCCATGCAAGGGTTGATTTCCAACATTCTGGATCTTGAAGGGCACGACTTCTACTCTTTGGTAGAAACCAGAACTTTCCTTGAGGTAGAAGCTACAGGGCTTGCTGCTGCGCGTCGTACGCAAGAAGATTTGGCGCATATTGAGGCGGCCATGTTGGCTTATGAAAAGGCGGTGAAGGAAAATCAAACTGGTTTGGATTCCGATTTCATGTTCCATTTGGCGATTGCTGATGCCGCACAGAATTCTTCTTTGAAATCTTTGCTCATGGTGATTATGCCAGATATCCTTGAATATTTCAGTAAAGAAGAAGTGTGTACAGCTTCCACAAAAGCAGATGCGGTAGAAGTTCACCGCAAGATTTTTGATTTTATTGTGGCGCAAGATGTTGAAGGGGCAAAAGAAGCCATGCTTGAACATTTGAAGCCTGTATTGGAGCAGTCAAAATTACGCTCTTTATAA
- a CDS encoding anhydro-N-acetylmuramic acid kinase produces MKYKVIGMMSGTSLDGLDLCYVHLSVDENGRWQFELQCSESIPYSAEWRLKLSAVEAGNALGYALLDVALGRYFGEQVKAFISKHQLQVDFIASHGHTVFHQPSAHYLTTQLGHGAQINAVSGVPVFCDFRTADVALGGQGAPLVPIGDRLLFADYDFCLNLGGIANISLEEDGVRKAFDIGVANMPLNYFVKSLGLDFDEEGKIARSGQVDQAVFEALNALPFFEKFGVKSLGKEWVFSEVIPRLETIGKTNDQLATAVEHAAYQIGRCLGHFSAKQKGKCLVTGGGAFNQYFLERIAFWAEGTTLIIPGEEIIEQKEALIFALLGVLKYRHEVNCLASVTGAKQDHSAGQLFDYQGKLSS; encoded by the coding sequence ATGAAATATAAAGTGATTGGCATGATGTCGGGCACAAGTCTCGACGGTTTGGATTTGTGTTATGTCCATCTTTCAGTAGATGAAAATGGACGGTGGCAGTTCGAACTTCAGTGTTCAGAAAGCATTCCTTATTCTGCCGAATGGCGGTTGAAGCTCTCGGCAGTGGAAGCAGGCAATGCTTTGGGCTATGCCCTGCTGGATGTCGCATTGGGGCGTTATTTTGGCGAGCAAGTCAAGGCCTTTATCAGTAAACACCAATTGCAGGTGGATTTTATTGCCAGCCATGGGCATACCGTTTTTCATCAGCCTTCAGCGCATTACCTCACCACACAACTCGGCCATGGTGCTCAGATAAATGCTGTTTCGGGCGTGCCTGTTTTCTGCGATTTCCGCACCGCAGATGTTGCCCTTGGTGGGCAGGGCGCTCCGTTGGTTCCTATCGGCGATCGGCTGTTGTTTGCAGATTATGATTTTTGCCTGAACCTTGGTGGTATTGCGAATATATCCCTGGAAGAAGATGGCGTGCGGAAGGCTTTTGATATTGGGGTGGCCAATATGCCGCTGAATTATTTTGTAAAATCCCTCGGGCTTGATTTTGACGAGGAAGGTAAAATTGCCCGTAGTGGTCAGGTCGATCAGGCGGTTTTCGAGGCGCTGAATGCTTTGCCCTTCTTTGAGAAATTTGGGGTGAAATCGTTGGGGAAAGAATGGGTGTTTTCGGAAGTTATCCCTCGGCTGGAAACCATCGGGAAAACCAACGATCAGCTTGCAACGGCCGTGGAGCATGCTGCCTATCAGATTGGTCGGTGTCTCGGTCATTTTTCAGCAAAGCAAAAAGGTAAATGCCTGGTTACAGGTGGAGGCGCTTTCAATCAGTATTTCCTCGAAAGGATCGCCTTTTGGGCAGAAGGAACCACCCTTATTATTCCGGGGGAAGAAATTATTGAGCAAAAAGAAGCCCTGATTTTCGCTCTGCTTGGGGTGCTGAAATATAGGCATGAGGTGAATTGCCTGGCGTCGGTTACTGGTGCAAAGCAAGACCATTCCGCGGGGCAGTTGTTCGATTATCAGGGGAAACTATCCTCTTAG
- a CDS encoding Gfo/Idh/MocA family oxidoreductase, translated as MLKYFLLTAMLCVGQVFNAVAEQLRMGVVGMSHGHIVWVLKTMGKQEEVKFVGFVESNRPFARQLCEKYNIDTALIYPSMQAMYDAQKPDAVCAFNAPSEHEAVVDFFAPKGVDVMVEKPLATNYKSALRMQEKAQKHGILLYTNYETSWYPSTYFVKEQLAQNPEDAPFKFVMNYGHHGPAKLNLSKPFLEILNSPTRNGGGAVVDFGCYGANIMSWMMNGQAPLSVYAETRNYQQESYPEVDDDALIVLDYGTVQAVIQASWNWPINRKEMMVYRRDSELHAVDALTVNERERRPRKTEQHTFEKNQMINPFSHFAAVRRKEITAEEFALYSTENNVLTCKILDMARKSAQEGRKILWEQDAKL; from the coding sequence ATGTTGAAGTATTTTTTATTAACCGCCATGCTATGTGTAGGGCAGGTGTTTAATGCCGTTGCTGAACAACTCAGAATGGGTGTAGTAGGGATGAGCCACGGGCATATCGTATGGGTTTTGAAAACCATGGGGAAGCAGGAAGAGGTGAAATTTGTGGGTTTTGTGGAAAGCAACCGCCCTTTTGCGCGCCAACTTTGTGAAAAATATAATATTGATACAGCGCTGATTTACCCGAGCATGCAAGCCATGTATGACGCTCAAAAACCAGATGCCGTTTGCGCCTTTAATGCCCCTTCGGAACATGAGGCCGTGGTGGACTTTTTCGCGCCCAAGGGCGTGGATGTCATGGTGGAAAAACCACTGGCGACCAATTACAAATCTGCTTTGCGAATGCAGGAAAAGGCGCAGAAACATGGTATTTTGCTGTACACCAATTACGAAACTTCCTGGTATCCTTCAACCTATTTTGTGAAGGAACAGCTGGCGCAAAACCCTGAAGATGCGCCCTTCAAGTTTGTGATGAACTATGGACATCATGGGCCTGCAAAACTGAATCTCAGCAAACCTTTTCTCGAAATTTTGAACAGCCCGACCCGTAATGGCGGTGGGGCGGTGGTTGATTTTGGTTGCTATGGCGCCAATATCATGTCTTGGATGATGAATGGCCAAGCACCACTTTCGGTTTATGCCGAAACAAGAAACTATCAGCAGGAATCTTACCCTGAAGTGGATGATGATGCCCTGATTGTGCTTGATTATGGAACAGTTCAGGCCGTGATTCAGGCTTCATGGAACTGGCCAATAAACCGAAAAGAGATGATGGTTTACCGTCGCGATTCTGAACTGCACGCCGTTGATGCCCTGACGGTCAATGAGCGGGAACGTCGTCCGCGAAAAACCGAACAGCACACTTTTGAAAAAAATCAGATGATCAATCCGTTCAGCCACTTTGCGGCAGTACGACGGAAGGAGATCACGGCCGAGGAATTTGCGCTTTATAGCACCGAGAATAATGTATTGACCTGCAAGATTCTTGATATGGCGAGAAAGAGCGCCCAGGAAGGCCGAAAAATTTTATGGGAACAAGACGCGAAGCTTTAA
- a CDS encoding TonB-dependent receptor, producing MNKQLLLLLTLFMGLQWGANAQILFKGKVLDKDQQALIGASVRVDGPQQAGQATDLNGQFSLSLQPGDYAVTLSFIGYKDQQLKLSLKENTEKNFTLESTSKALEGIIVRGSRATNTTPTTFAEIEKKTLEHANLGQDLTYLMGMSPSAVVTSDAGAGVGYTSMRIRGNDQSKINVTVNGIPLNDAESQGVFWVNMPDFASSVQSIQIQRGVGTSSNGGAAFGASVNIQTDESNDEPYGEINNSFGSFNTLKNTIKLGTGLINNRFKLDMRLSNLKSDGYIDRASSDLQSYFVQGTYNYNHHLLKFITFSGKERTYQAWYGVDQETLENDRTFNPAGALYDENWNVTGFYDDQTDNYQQTHYQLHYAYDGNRLGFNTALHYTKGQGYYQEYNQNQDYAEYGLTAPAGETTDIITRKWLDNDFYGVVFNLHYQANNQLNLTLGGGANRYEGLHFGELHWMQNTQGASPDQRYYDNKAVKDDANIFLKADYQATTKLSLFGDVQYRYINYSYYGLFKDASSTIEGQHVFNFVNPKVGATYQVNADLQAYASFAISNREPLRDDFLEGDSSETPEAESLQNLEMGVRFREGIFQGEANYYYMNYINQFVLTGEQNDVGAFIRTNSGSSYRSGIELTGKLTPADWFNWELAMTFSENKNRDYQQSEQNENEETVLVNYGKTTTSFSPATIINSQLVFTPVSGFRIGWITQFVGKQYLTNTENEALTLDAYLLNNLQTSYTFKPAWMREVTLRANINNIFNAEYVANGAVWGTTAYYYPQATANYMLGLDLKF from the coding sequence ATGAACAAACAATTACTGTTACTTTTGACCCTTTTTATGGGTTTGCAATGGGGCGCCAATGCACAGATTTTATTCAAGGGCAAAGTGCTCGATAAGGATCAACAGGCACTTATCGGTGCAAGTGTACGCGTGGATGGCCCACAGCAGGCAGGGCAGGCCACCGATCTTAATGGGCAATTTAGCCTGAGCCTTCAACCTGGGGATTATGCGGTAACCCTTTCTTTTATAGGCTATAAAGATCAGCAACTGAAGCTTTCGCTAAAGGAAAATACCGAAAAGAACTTTACACTGGAATCCACTTCTAAAGCCTTGGAAGGGATTATTGTGCGTGGGTCTCGGGCGACAAACACCACCCCAACCACCTTTGCGGAGATTGAAAAGAAAACCCTTGAGCATGCCAATTTAGGACAGGATCTCACCTACCTGATGGGCATGAGCCCTTCGGCAGTGGTGACTTCCGATGCAGGGGCTGGCGTAGGTTATACTTCCATGCGTATCCGTGGAAATGATCAGTCCAAAATCAATGTAACGGTCAATGGTATCCCTTTAAATGATGCGGAATCGCAGGGCGTATTCTGGGTTAACATGCCCGACTTTGCTTCTTCGGTACAGAGCATTCAAATTCAGCGTGGGGTAGGTACTTCTTCCAATGGAGGGGCTGCTTTCGGTGCGTCGGTCAATATTCAGACCGATGAATCCAACGATGAACCTTACGGTGAAATCAATAACAGCTTTGGGTCTTTCAATACCCTGAAAAATACCATCAAGCTGGGAACGGGGTTGATCAACAATCGCTTTAAGCTCGATATGCGTTTGTCGAATTTGAAATCTGATGGCTATATCGACCGCGCAAGTTCTGATTTGCAGTCGTACTTTGTTCAGGGAACATATAACTACAATCACCATTTGCTGAAATTTATTACTTTTTCAGGAAAGGAAAGAACCTACCAGGCTTGGTATGGCGTGGATCAGGAAACGCTGGAAAATGACCGTACCTTCAACCCAGCGGGTGCGTTGTATGATGAAAACTGGAATGTTACCGGTTTTTATGATGACCAAACCGACAACTACCAGCAAACACACTATCAATTGCATTATGCCTATGATGGCAACCGATTAGGATTTAATACCGCACTGCACTACACCAAAGGGCAGGGGTATTATCAAGAGTATAACCAAAATCAGGATTATGCGGAGTATGGGCTGACGGCTCCTGCAGGGGAAACTACGGACATTATTACCCGAAAATGGCTGGACAATGATTTCTACGGTGTGGTGTTTAACCTCCATTATCAGGCCAACAATCAATTAAACCTGACCCTCGGTGGAGGAGCAAACCGTTATGAAGGCTTGCACTTTGGCGAGCTACACTGGATGCAAAATACACAGGGAGCCAGTCCCGATCAGCGTTATTATGACAACAAGGCGGTAAAAGATGATGCCAATATTTTCCTGAAGGCAGACTATCAGGCGACTACGAAATTATCTTTGTTTGGCGATGTGCAATACCGATACATCAATTACTCCTACTATGGATTATTCAAAGATGCCAGCTCGACCATCGAGGGGCAGCATGTCTTCAATTTTGTGAACCCTAAGGTAGGGGCGACCTATCAGGTTAATGCAGACTTACAGGCTTACGCTTCCTTTGCCATTTCTAACCGTGAGCCATTGCGTGATGATTTTCTCGAAGGAGATTCTTCGGAAACACCTGAGGCAGAAAGCCTGCAAAACCTTGAGATGGGTGTTCGTTTCCGTGAAGGGATTTTTCAGGGGGAAGCAAATTATTACTATATGAACTACATCAATCAGTTTGTCTTGACGGGCGAGCAAAATGATGTGGGTGCATTTATCCGTACTAACTCAGGAAGCAGCTACCGTTCGGGTATCGAACTGACGGGGAAACTTACCCCAGCGGATTGGTTCAACTGGGAGTTGGCGATGACATTCTCGGAGAACAAAAACCGTGACTATCAGCAATCGGAACAAAATGAAAATGAGGAAACAGTTTTGGTGAATTATGGTAAAACGACGACCTCTTTCTCGCCTGCGACCATTATCAATTCTCAGTTAGTATTTACGCCTGTATCAGGTTTCCGTATTGGCTGGATCACCCAGTTTGTTGGCAAGCAGTATTTGACCAATACAGAAAATGAGGCGCTGACTCTTGATGCTTATTTGTTGAATAACCTTCAGACCTCTTACACTTTCAAGCCAGCATGGATGCGCGAAGTAACGCTTCGGGCTAATATAAATAATATTTTCAATGCGGAGTATGTAGCCAATGGGGCTGTCTGGGGTACTACGGCGTACTATTACCCTCAGGCAACGGCCAACTATATGTTAGGGCTTGACCTGAAATTTTAA
- a CDS encoding AAA family ATPase, translating into MIKVLVTGPESAGKSTLCEHLAKTMQGAIWVREYARAYIDQLDRPYQESDLVKIAQGQIASEAEAVASGADMVISDTGMEVMKVWALHKYQRVDPWITQALSDRRYDLVILCKNDIPWAYDPQREYPDDVDRQFFMDLYMKEVKQHYGDFLLVEGELEDRVAAVQQAIAEIMQ; encoded by the coding sequence ATGATCAAAGTGTTGGTAACTGGGCCCGAGTCGGCAGGAAAAAGCACCCTTTGCGAGCATTTGGCGAAAACGATGCAAGGGGCGATCTGGGTGCGTGAATACGCAAGAGCTTATATCGATCAGCTTGACCGCCCTTATCAGGAGTCGGATTTGGTGAAAATCGCTCAGGGGCAAATCGCCTCCGAAGCGGAAGCAGTGGCGAGTGGGGCCGATATGGTAATTTCCGACACGGGCATGGAGGTCATGAAGGTATGGGCATTGCATAAATATCAGCGGGTGGATCCGTGGATTACCCAGGCGTTGTCCGATCGTCGGTACGACCTGGTGATTCTCTGCAAAAATGACATTCCCTGGGCGTACGACCCACAGCGGGAATACCCTGACGATGTAGACCGACAGTTTTTCATGGATTTGTACATGAAGGAGGTCAAGCAGCATTACGGCGATTTTTTGCTGGTGGAAGGGGAGCTCGAGGACAGGGTTGCCGCCGTGCAACAGGCCATTGCTGAAATTATGCAGTAA
- a CDS encoding amidohydrolase family protein — protein sequence MKHIFLGLILLFSASFAGAQDTEKWDINDPQRSLKTVKFTTNEGTWMSVDVSPDGQTLVFDLLGDIYTMPIGGGKAKKLRGGMAWECQPRFSPDGQYISFTSDLGGGDNIWTLRLADGQATQITKEDFRLLNNANWTPDGQYLVARKHFTHTRSLGAGAIWMYHIGGGSGTELVPAKNEQQDINEPMVSPDGRYVYYVEDMYEGGYFQYNKDPNKVIYAIKRYDRQEGKTETVIHTNGGAMRPQLNRKGDQLAYIRRVRNESVLYIFDLKTGLSRPVFRKLTKDQSEAWAIFGPFTGYNWTPDDQDIIIYGEGKLHRVNTQTGQSVIIPFEAEIEQQVATALRFKHQVAPEQFTAKAIRHLTTSPDGKKIYFHAVGHLYEQNAEGGKAQRLFNDQHHFEYEPQVSPDGRYLVYVSWSDAEKGKIWKYDLKKRQKTAFDLPKGMYREPQFSPDGKMLVFRKEAGNNQQGAAYTTEAGIYLMPSTGGTAKRISKEGAFARFDATGTRVFYQTGGYYFGALKKAYHSVNLEGLDKKTHFTSKYTNTFVPSPDNKYIAFTELYKVYIAPFPQTGQPQELSATNKYMPIRQVAKDAGYNLHWSADGQQLKWTLGETVYEVALKDCFTFVAAAPDSLPEPVKTGRQIDLKINSDLPKGKLALTNARIITGNQQDEVIEKGHILVENNHITAIGADIEIPEGTETIDLAGKTVMAGMVDAHAHLGSFRLGMSAQQNWPYYTNLAFGVTTAHDPSANSEMIFNQAEMVRAGEMVGPRVYSTGNILYGADGDFKAHIQNLDDARFAIKRSKAWGATSVKSYNQPRREQRQMVLKAAEEMEIMVVPEGGSTFFHNMTMVMDGHTGIEHNIPVAPLYKDVIEFWKNTEVGYTPTLIVNYGGLNGEYYWYQESEVWKNEHLMTFTPRSVIDPRAIHRTMAPQEDYDHGYILTSESAHKLQEAGVKVNMGAHGQIQGIGAHWEMWMLQQGGMSNLEAIKSATIQPAHYLGLDDDIGSLEKGKLADLIILSANPLENIRNSEKVEKVMINGRLYDAKTMHEIGLHPKQRAPFYWEQQQPEGLDLPHENSETHGHCSCGL from the coding sequence ATGAAGCATATTTTTTTAGGGCTGATCCTGCTCTTTAGTGCATCCTTTGCGGGTGCGCAGGATACAGAAAAATGGGACATCAATGACCCGCAGCGGTCGCTAAAGACCGTTAAGTTTACCACCAACGAGGGCACCTGGATGAGTGTGGATGTTTCTCCTGATGGCCAGACACTGGTTTTTGACTTGCTGGGAGATATTTACACCATGCCGATTGGTGGGGGAAAAGCCAAAAAATTACGTGGTGGTATGGCATGGGAATGTCAGCCAAGATTCTCCCCCGACGGTCAGTATATTTCCTTCACGTCCGACCTCGGTGGTGGCGACAATATCTGGACCCTCCGCCTTGCTGATGGGCAGGCTACGCAAATTACCAAGGAAGATTTTCGACTGCTCAACAATGCCAACTGGACCCCCGACGGCCAGTACCTGGTTGCACGAAAGCACTTTACCCATACCCGTTCCCTGGGTGCAGGCGCGATCTGGATGTACCATATTGGCGGTGGAAGCGGCACGGAACTGGTTCCTGCAAAAAATGAACAGCAGGACATTAACGAGCCGATGGTCAGTCCTGATGGGCGCTATGTTTACTATGTAGAGGATATGTACGAAGGGGGGTATTTCCAATACAACAAGGATCCCAACAAAGTCATTTACGCCATTAAAAGATATGACCGACAGGAAGGAAAAACGGAAACGGTCATTCATACCAACGGTGGAGCCATGCGCCCGCAGCTGAACCGAAAAGGCGATCAGCTGGCATATATCCGCAGGGTTCGTAATGAAAGCGTGCTGTATATTTTTGATTTGAAAACGGGATTATCACGCCCTGTTTTCCGTAAACTGACCAAAGATCAGTCGGAAGCATGGGCGATCTTCGGTCCATTCACGGGCTACAACTGGACCCCCGACGATCAGGACATCATCATCTACGGAGAAGGAAAACTGCATCGGGTAAACACCCAAACTGGGCAGTCGGTCATCATTCCTTTTGAAGCAGAAATTGAACAACAGGTCGCCACTGCCTTACGCTTTAAGCATCAGGTGGCTCCTGAACAATTCACGGCCAAAGCCATTCGCCATTTAACCACCAGCCCCGATGGAAAAAAAATATACTTCCATGCCGTGGGCCATTTATACGAGCAAAATGCTGAAGGCGGAAAAGCCCAAAGACTTTTTAATGACCAGCACCATTTTGAATATGAGCCGCAGGTTTCTCCCGATGGCAGATACCTCGTGTATGTCAGCTGGTCGGATGCTGAAAAAGGAAAAATATGGAAATATGACCTGAAAAAGCGCCAAAAAACAGCCTTTGATCTCCCGAAGGGAATGTACCGTGAACCGCAGTTCAGCCCCGATGGGAAAATGCTTGTTTTCCGTAAAGAAGCGGGGAACAATCAGCAAGGTGCCGCCTACACCACCGAGGCAGGAATTTACCTGATGCCCTCGACTGGTGGAACAGCAAAACGCATCAGTAAAGAAGGTGCATTTGCACGGTTCGATGCCACAGGAACGCGGGTATTCTATCAGACAGGGGGCTATTATTTTGGTGCCCTGAAGAAGGCGTATCACAGTGTAAACCTTGAAGGGCTGGACAAAAAAACGCACTTCACATCAAAATACACCAACACTTTTGTGCCGAGTCCCGACAATAAATATATCGCATTTACGGAGCTGTACAAGGTCTATATTGCCCCTTTCCCACAAACGGGGCAACCTCAGGAACTTTCTGCAACCAATAAATATATGCCGATCCGACAGGTGGCAAAAGATGCTGGGTACAACTTGCATTGGAGTGCCGATGGTCAGCAACTGAAATGGACATTGGGCGAAACGGTTTACGAAGTCGCACTGAAAGACTGCTTCACTTTTGTGGCGGCTGCGCCAGATTCCCTGCCTGAGCCTGTAAAAACAGGGCGACAGATTGACCTGAAAATCAACAGCGACTTACCCAAAGGTAAACTCGCACTGACCAATGCGCGGATTATCACAGGTAACCAGCAGGATGAGGTGATTGAGAAGGGTCATATTCTTGTTGAAAATAACCACATTACGGCTATTGGTGCCGATATTGAGATTCCTGAAGGTACAGAAACGATCGACCTTGCAGGCAAAACAGTGATGGCAGGAATGGTCGATGCCCATGCGCACCTTGGTTCATTCAGACTCGGGATGAGTGCACAGCAAAACTGGCCATATTATACCAATCTCGCTTTTGGCGTAACCACAGCACACGACCCCTCCGCCAATTCAGAAATGATTTTCAATCAGGCGGAAATGGTGCGCGCTGGAGAAATGGTAGGCCCACGGGTGTACTCCACGGGCAACATCCTTTATGGTGCCGATGGCGATTTCAAGGCACATATTCAAAACCTTGACGACGCCCGATTTGCCATCAAAAGGAGTAAAGCATGGGGGGCAACTTCGGTAAAAAGTTACAATCAGCCGCGCCGTGAGCAAAGGCAAATGGTGTTGAAGGCCGCTGAAGAAATGGAGATAATGGTAGTGCCTGAGGGTGGTTCGACTTTTTTCCATAACATGACCATGGTGATGGATGGACATACGGGCATTGAGCACAATATCCCTGTGGCTCCACTTTATAAGGATGTGATCGAGTTTTGGAAAAACACCGAAGTGGGCTATACCCCTACACTGATTGTCAATTACGGCGGGCTTAATGGGGAGTATTACTGGTATCAGGAAAGTGAGGTATGGAAGAACGAGCACCTGATGACTTTCACGCCAAGATCGGTGATTGACCCACGGGCGATCCACCGAACAATGGCGCCGCAGGAGGATTATGATCACGGCTATATTCTGACCTCCGAAAGTGCCCATAAACTTCAGGAAGCAGGCGTAAAAGTGAATATGGGTGCCCACGGACAGATTCAGGGTATTGGTGCCCATTGGGAAATGTGGATGCTTCAGCAAGGGGGCATGAGTAATTTGGAAGCCATCAAAAGTGCGACCATTCAGCCTGCGCATTACCTTGGCCTCGACGACGATATTGGCTCGCTTGAAAAAGGGAAGCTCGCCGACCTGATCATCCTTTCCGCCAACCCGCTGGAGAACATCCGCAACAGTGAAAAGGTGGAAAAAGTCATGATCAACGGGCGACTTTACGATGCCAAAACCATGCACGAAATTGGCCTTCACCCCAAACAGCGGGCGCCATTTTACTGGGAACAACAGCAGCCTGAAGGCCTTGACCTCCCACATGAAAACAGCGAAACCCACGGCCATTGCTCTTGCGGTTTGTAA
- the pnuC gene encoding nicotinamide riboside transporter PnuC, with protein sequence MSVIEFFAVLTSVIYVILAAKQKLSCWYFAMASVLLYLYICFEAHLFAETGLQIFYIGTTIYGWYHWKYGNQEAEDAVPVIDWGVKEHLFTLSAGAVLVYLIGSYLETHTSAFLPYVDSFTSVFGVIATVMGTRKILSNWLYWTVIDGISVYMYAIKGLELTSGLFVFYTIMTIYGFISWRKEYLKSKAESAEKISVGLS encoded by the coding sequence ATGAGTGTTATTGAATTCTTCGCCGTCCTGACAAGTGTCATTTACGTCATCCTTGCAGCCAAACAGAAATTATCCTGTTGGTATTTTGCGATGGCTTCCGTTTTACTGTACCTGTATATTTGCTTTGAAGCCCATCTTTTTGCAGAAACAGGCTTGCAGATTTTTTATATTGGAACCACAATTTACGGTTGGTACCACTGGAAATATGGCAATCAGGAAGCTGAAGATGCTGTTCCCGTTATTGACTGGGGGGTAAAAGAACACCTGTTTACCCTGAGTGCTGGTGCGGTGCTGGTGTACCTGATCGGCAGTTACCTGGAAACACATACCTCGGCATTTTTGCCTTATGTAGATTCCTTTACTTCGGTATTTGGTGTGATCGCCACCGTTATGGGAACCCGTAAAATCCTCAGCAACTGGCTCTACTGGACGGTCATCGACGGGATCAGTGTTTATATGTATGCCATTAAAGGGCTTGAACTGACCTCTGGATTGTTTGTATTTTACACCATCATGACCATCTACGGTTTTATTTCGTGGCGTAAAGAATACCTGAAATCGAAGGCCGAATCGGCAGAAAAAATAAGCGTAGGATTGTCATGA